In one Palaemon carinicauda isolate YSFRI2023 unplaced genomic scaffold, ASM3689809v2 scaffold3436, whole genome shotgun sequence genomic region, the following are encoded:
- the LOC137636622 gene encoding prostatic spermine-binding protein-like translates to DFDDEDFDYDDKEDTFDDDEFDEVDVIGTLDDFDNGDDDDNKDYDDNNDDDDFDKIDHFNDDLDDKYDENYNDNDVINFNDEAFDDDDFNIDDFDDDDFDKINDDDDDFNEFHEALKYLRRVLDYKKTNIILS, encoded by the coding sequence GACTTTGATGATGAAGACTTCGACTATGACGACAAGGAAGACACCTTCGACGATGACGAATTCGATGAAGTCGATGTCATCGGCACTTTAGACGACTTCGACAACGGGGATGACGATGACAATAAGGATTACGACGacaacaacgatgatgatgattttgataaaaTTGATCATTTTAACGACGACCTTGACGACAAATACGACGAAAACTACAATGACAACGACGTCATCAACTTCAATGATGAGGCATTCGATGACGACGACTTCAACATCGATGACTTTGACGATGACGATTTCGATAAAAttaatgatgacgacgatgatttCAACGAGTTTCATGAGGCATTGAAGTATTTACGTCGGGTGTTGGATTACAAGAAAACCAATATTATTCTATCATAG